In the Zingiber officinale cultivar Zhangliang chromosome 5A, Zo_v1.1, whole genome shotgun sequence genome, TCAAcaaattaacaaataaatttttcttaatggaCAACTGACCTAAAAACGTTGGATTGATGAACTGTCTACTATAAGTGCTTACTGATTTATCTTTGTAGCCGATAGAAAACTTTCTTGGGACCAAGTAGATCACTTTAGGATTAGTTGTCGTTAGAGATGTCAAATTGACCTAGTCGTGGTGGGGTGGACCGACCCATGGCGGGCTGCCCATTTGGCGAGACAACGAGGACCAACCCCCGTCATCTTGGTGGGTTAGAAAATCTCCAACCTAATCCAACTCAAGGTGGGTTGTAGATTACACGGGCCAACCTATGAgtccataaaaaaataaaataaaataaaataaaataaatccacAGTGGCTTGGGTTAGCTTACACATTGCTCATCAAGTTAAGAGAAAATATTTATGAAGTAAAATGAATTGGAAAACATAAGTTAAGAAATGTTACCATAAAAATGATTATAAATCAATCTAATAACCCCAATTGCATCAATGCATCGCAAAAACAACAAGTGTACTCTTAGCTATGATAAACACAAGAGAAGCGTCAAGGGACCTCAATGATTGTTCAAGGTGTATGAGCAATTACGTTACCATTTCCTTAACTCGCAGGTCAATCCAAGCCCATCGTAAGCCTATCTGCGTGGGTTGTTGGGCCAGACAGCTTGACCCGCGTCGACCCGTTTTTaaatgagttgataaaatttcaacctaaTCCGTAAATTATTTAGCAGTGTAGACCAATCCAACAGGTCCAATCCAAATTGATAGCTCTAATAAGCATAAGATAGATATATGatgccaatttttttaaaaaagttattaTTACAATATTGCTTAGTTAAATTCAATCTAAACTATTATATATAaagtattattatattaaaatattttcctAAATCtaattaaagatatttaaatttgattaaattatgcAAGCTCCTTAATTAGTGTCTCCTACTATCaaagtattaaattattttaaaatttaaaatcttatcATTTCGTTTCATCACTGCTAATGGGGTTTTTATAGGTtcagaaaataagtatttttatgaaaatattttgaagCAAAAGTCAAAATCATTTCCCCTCGTTCGGTCAAACCAAAGCTCCCCTTCCTCCTTTCTTTAACTCTCCCTTTCAACAGCTTGATTAACCTCCAAATCCACCCCGCGTTGACCCGGCCAAATCTAAGAGGCACCATTTCAAAATCTACTAACCGTCGAACAACCTTCCTCCGACACTTGGAGTTAACCTCGTCGTCATTCTGCTCGATCGCCGGCCGAGCCGGCCTCGAGTCCCGGTTTAAATGCTGGAATTTGTCAGAGACTGAGCTGggggagaagaaggaaaagagaaaCTGCAGAAATGGGATCGCTGATGTCTTGCTGCGGATCCGACAAAGTTGAGCAAGGGTACGCATGCAGATTGTTCGTAGAGTTCTAGAGTTTGATTTCTAATTAATGGTTCTGGATCAGAGTTGTGAGCGGTGAATTCAACGGCAACAGCACCTGGAGAATCTTCACCTACAAAGAGCTCTACTCCGCCACCGACGGATTCAGCGACGACAATTTGCTCGGAGAAGGCGGATTTGGCAGCGTTTACCTGGGCAAAACCAGCGATGGCCTTCAGGTGATCGATCATCGCTTTATATCGATCAGTTATTTGAAGTAATATAATTTGTCGGTCTAGATCGCGGTGAAGAAACTGAAGTCGATGAGCTCGAAGGCGGAGATGGAGTTCGCAGTGGAGGTGGAGGTATTGGCCAGGGTCCGGCACAAGAACCTCCTCGGCCTTCGAGGCTACTGCGCCGCCGTGGACCAGAGGTTGATCGTGTACGACTACATGCCCAATCTCAGCCTGCTGTCGCACCTCCACGGCCAGTTCTCCGGCAAGGTGCGATTGGATTGGGCGAGGAGGATGAACGTAATCCTTGGATCCGCGGAAGCTCTGGTGTGAGTATTTCTTCTCAGAACCGCAAGCTTCGTGCGATTCTTTTGTTTTgttgttgttgatgatgatgatgatgcagGTACTTGCATCATGAGGTGACGCCGCACATAATTCACAGAGACATCAAGGCCAGCAACGTGCtcctcgacgccgacttcgagcCGCTGGTGGCGGACTTCGGGTTCGCAAAGCTGATCCCGGAGGGCGTCAGCCACATGACGACGCGGGTGAAGGGGACGCTGGGGTACCTGGCGCCGGAGTACGCGATGTGGGGGCGCGTCTCCGGCGGATGCGACGTCTACTCTTTCGGCATCCTTCTCCTCGAGGTCGTCTCAGGGCGGAAGCCCATCGAGAGGCTCCCCGGCGGGGCGAAGCGCACCATCACCGAGTGGGCGGAGCCGATGATCGCCCGCGGGCGGATCAGGGAGCTGGCCGACCCGAGACTGCGGGGCGGGTTCGACGAGGCGGAGCTCCGAAGGGTGGTGGAGGCGGCCGTGATGTGCGTGCAGGGGGAGGCGGACCAGAGGCCGGACATGAGGGAGGTGGTGCAGATCCTCCGGCAGGGGCGGGGGAGGAAGGAGTTGGTGAGGATGGAGAGCATCGGGTACGACGAGAA is a window encoding:
- the LOC121982905 gene encoding putative serine/threonine-protein kinase, with translation MGSLMSCCGSDKVEQGVVSGEFNGNSTWRIFTYKELYSATDGFSDDNLLGEGGFGSVYLGKTSDGLQIAVKKLKSMSSKAEMEFAVEVEVLARVRHKNLLGLRGYCAAVDQRLIVYDYMPNLSLLSHLHGQFSGKVRLDWARRMNVILGSAEALVYLHHEVTPHIIHRDIKASNVLLDADFEPLVADFGFAKLIPEGVSHMTTRVKGTLGYLAPEYAMWGRVSGGCDVYSFGILLLEVVSGRKPIERLPGGAKRTITEWAEPMIARGRIRELADPRLRGGFDEAELRRVVEAAVMCVQGEADQRPDMREVVQILRQGRGRKELVRMESIGYDENLKAMDQTSDEEEYEHGAVSAAGNKVNNNGDDEQSSFYGGVFGTTPSPVKPWDRTNINLKY